A part of Crassostrea angulata isolate pt1a10 chromosome 5, ASM2561291v2, whole genome shotgun sequence genomic DNA contains:
- the LOC128185532 gene encoding uncharacterized protein LOC128185532 — protein MAYPNAPLDFRDQITKDSFIESLNEQEMEWSVFQGRHRNLEDAVRLALEYKAFQQVRGRRNRVAVQMQREEPMDANIRNDAHQMALISQNTEKNFNKKGPCFYCKKDGHIKSECRLLQRHLEAEENKSQRKSGHTNSVVTKVPEKRAVVDASSLTSTTQQKGPQVLEIKGSSFDFLREHNCQLHLGEGTLTLGDLKLVCDTVSDQSSVFQISIQETLSIPPRTIAEIEPNVSEVQTKNDTNIEPAVDTSFTNYVKPLWDSCTKNLSKEQQELVRDLLQKHIKVFAKSETDLGKTNIVSHKINTGDARPIKQQPRRIPLHKKEAAREEVQRMLKAGIIEPSSSAWSAPIV, from the exons ATGGCTTACCCAAACGCACCCCTTGATTTCCGCGATCAGATTACCAAGGATTCGTTCATTGAAAGTTTAAATGAACAAGAAATGGAATGGTCCGTGTTCCAAGGGAGACATAGAAATTTAGAAGATGCAGTACGACTAGCATTGGAATATAAGGCATTTCAACAAGTTCGCGGAAGACGAAACAGAGTCGCGGTACAGATGCAGAGAGAAGAACCGATGGATGCAAATATCAGAAATGATGCACACCAAATGGCTCTCATCAGCCAGAACACAGAAAAGAATTTCAACAAGAAAGGTCCATGTTTCTACTGCAAAAAAGATGGTCACATCAAGAGTGAATGTAGGTTACTACAACGGCACCTGGAAGCAGAGGAAAACAAGAGTCAaagaaaatcgggtcacaccaaCAGCGTAGTGACCAAAGTACCAGAAAAACGTGCAGTAGTTGACGCCAGCAGCCTAACGTCAACTACACAACAAAAAGGGCCACAAGTTTTAGAAATAAAGGGATCAA GCTTTGATTTCCTCAGAGAACATAATTGTCAGTTACACCTAGGGGAAGGAACTCTTACACTTGGTGACCTGAAGCTAGTATGCGACACTGTCAGTGATCAAAGTAGTGTGTTCCAAATTTCTATTCAAGAGACTTTATCTATTCCCCCAAGAA CTATAGCTGAAATAGAACCAAATGTAAGTGAAGTACAAACCAAGAATGACACCAACATAGAGCCAGCTGTAGACACAAGCTTTACAAATTATGTGAAACCATTATGGGACTCTTGTACCAAGAACCTTTCTAAGGAACAACAAGAACTGGTAAGGGATCTTTTGCAGAAGCACATTAAAGTATTCGCAAAATCAGAGACAGACCTAGGGAAGACAAATATTGTGTCCCACAAAATTAACACAGGAGACGCAAGACCAATCAAGCAACAGCCTAGACGGATACCTCTTCATAAGAAAGAAGCAGCAAGAGAGGAAGTGCAGAGAATGCTTAAAGCAGGAATTATAGAACCATCCTCTAGCGCTTGGAGTGCACCAATTGTATAA